In the Brassica napus cultivar Da-Ae chromosome A7, Da-Ae, whole genome shotgun sequence genome, one interval contains:
- the LOC106356270 gene encoding uncharacterized protein LOC106356270 → MTEIHKYMIENPMFVPYKPERRYYNSSSLLSILLSTLTYVLIFYVFEISPSSVFKDTKVLFFISNTLILIITVDYGAFTGKERHDFYGEYTAAAAAAMRLRADSYTPVPVFTYGENSKNNRNDVGIKNTNEEEPMVKDIVCVSLPPEKIVSEEKLREDVAIEEYKTVSEKSNAVNEENCKARNHVNRKSYGRTKSDKPRRVKITEDTKAKRRSYRRSESDSSKWMVVSQKWENVEEESEEFPKMSNEELNRRVEDFIQKFNRQIRLQSRVSST, encoded by the coding sequence ATGACAGAAATTCATAAGTACATGATCGAGAACCCTATGTTCGTACCATACAAGCCAGAAAGACGATATTATAACTCTTCTTCGTTGCTCTCCATCCTATTATCGACACTCACTTACGTTTTGATCTTTTACGTTTTTGAAATATCTCCATCGTCCGTCTTCAAAGATACAAAGGTTTTGTTCTTCATATCCAACACTCTTATCCTTATAATCACCGTTGATTATGGCGCTTTCACTGGCAAGGAGAGGCACGACTTTTACGGTGAATATACTGCGGCGGCGGCAGCAGCGATGAGACTCCGTGCAGATAGCTATACTCCAGTTCCCGTCTTCACATACGGAGAAAACTCTAAGAACAACCGTAACGATGTTGGAATTAAGAACACTAATGAAGAAGAGCCGATGGTAAAAGATATTGTGTGTGTTTCATTGCCTCCTGAGAAAATAGTGAGCGAGGAAAAGTTGAGAGAAGATGTAGCAATAGAGGAATACAAAACGGTTAGTGAAAAAAGTAATGCCGTTAACGAAGAAAATTGCAAAGCAAGAAACCATGTGAACCGAAAATCTTATGGACGAACTAAATCAGATAAACCACGGCGGGTTAAGATAACCGAAGATACAAAGGCCAAACGTAGAAGCTATCGTCGAAGCGAATCTGATAGCTCGAAATGGATGGTTGTTTCGCAGAAATGGGAGAATGTTGAAGAGGAATCTGAAGAGTTCCCAAAGATGTCGAACGAGGAACTGAACAGAAGAGTCGAAGACTTCATCCAGAAGTTCAATAGACAGATAAGATTACAATCACGAGTTTCGTCTACATGA